The following is a genomic window from Amycolatopsis australiensis.
AGCGGACGGGCCGCGTCGACGACCTGGGTGCCCGCGGCGACCTGCGGGCTGCCGATGCCGGCCTGCTGGGCGCGGGAGGTGAAGTCAGAGATCTGCGCGGTGAGCGCGGCGCGGCGGCTGTACAGGTTCTCGAGGTCGGGCTGGCTGGCCTGGCGGCCCTTGCCCTCCTCCTCGACGATCTGCTGCTCGACCTTGCCCAGTTCGTCCTGCGCGTTCTTGCGCTGGTCCAGGATGGCCTGCGACTGGGCAGCCGCGGCGGCCTGGCTGCGCTTGACGTGGTCGGCGATGAACGTCTCGGCCAGCGCCTTCGCCTGCGCCACGGCCTCGCCGTCGCTCTTGGCCTTGACGGTGATCTGCATGACGTTGTTGGTCAGGCCCAGCCCGGCGTAGTTCTTCATGAACTCTTCGGGCGGCTCGGTGCTGCCGAGCTTCTTCAGCGCGCCTTCGGCGATCTGGGTGGTCTGGAGGACCGCGACGTCGGTGCGCATCAGGGTGCCGCTGTCGGTCGGCGAGTCGTCCTGGTGCACCACGATCACCTTGGTGACGGCGGTCGGCGGGGCCGGCAGCACGATGCCCACCAGCGCACCGGCGATCAGCCCGAACAGCGCGGTGGCCAGCCAGAAGCGTTTGCGCCGCCGGATGGCGACGAAGAGGCGCTGCAGGTCGACGAGCGGAGCGGTTTCCGTGGGTGTCGTCACGCCGAACCTGCCAGTGCCTTCTCGGGGGCTTCCGCCGCGGGTCCGGGCGCCGGCCCGGCGGGCCGGACGGCGTGGGTCAGGACCGCGCCGACGATCTCCTGCCCGGCGTCGGCGCAGGCCTCGGCGAGGTGCACGAGCTGCCACGCGGTGCGGGAGCCGGCGCTGAGCACGACCAGGACGCCGGAGCCGGCGGTGGCGTCGGGCACCGTGGGCCGCTCGGGCGAGAACTCGAACACGCGCAGCGGCACGGACAGCCGGTCGGCCAGCCCGGCGAGCTGCCCGGCGGCCAGCTTGCCCGGCTCGTCGTCGCCGGCCACCAGCACGAGGACGTCGGCGGGACCGGTGGCGAGCCGGGCCAGCACCCGGCGGTAGCGGATGCCGCGGTTGACCTCGTCGGCCGAGGTCTCGATCGGCGGGAGCAGCCAGGGCCGGTCGCCGCCGAGCAGCCGCCGCACCTTGCCGGCGAACCCGGTCGCCGGCAGACGGTCACCCTGCGGGGTCGTGACGTCGACGCCGGCGAGGATCGGCGAGCCGAGCGCGGCGGCGATCTGCGACTCGCCGCGCAGCCGCCGGTCGGCGCGGGCGGCGAAGAGGTGGCCGAACACGCCGAAGAGGAAGAACAGCACCGCCCCGCCGGCGACGAACTGGGTCATCGTCGGTGCGGCGGGCGAAACGGGACGCTCGGCCGGCCCGAGCACGACGGTGTTGCCGACCCCGGTGGCCAGGTCGGCCTGGTTCAGGTCGTTGATCGCCTGCTCCAGCGACGTCCGCAGGCCTTCGAGCTGGGTGCGGACCTGAACGCTCTCCACCGTCAGGTTCCCGCCGACGCTCTTGGCGAGGTCGCTGATCTTCTCGGTGGTCAGCTTGACCTGGTTGCGCAGCGACTCACGCTGTTCCTGGGCCAGCTGGACCGACGCGTCGGCGGAGTTGCTGGCCAGCTGCGTGGAGTACTTGACGTACTGCTGGGCGACCTGGTCGGCGAGCTGCTGGGCGTGCTCGGCGCTGTCCGCGGAGACGGTGAGCGTCACGACGTTGCCGTTCGTGACCGACGCGGTGACCTTCTTCTTCAGGTCGGCGCCGCTCGGGTGCCACGGCAGCACGGCGGCGGCGCGGTCGAGGACGACCGAGCTGGTCGCGACCTCGACCTGGGTGAGCAGCTCGTCGGCCTGCCGCGGCCCCTGGAGCAGCACGCTGGAGGTGGTCTTGTAGCCGGGCGAGAACAGCACCGACACGCCGGCGCCGACCGCCGCGCCCAGCACGGCGATGGCGACGAGCAGCCGCCAGCGCCGTCGGAGAACCTGCCCGATCAGGGCCAGGCGCACCGTGTCGTCGGTCAACGGTGGGTCTCCATTCCTGAGCGGGGTAGGCCGAACGGGGTGAGCTGATCGGCCGGTTACCTCAACCGTCGTCGCGCCACGAGCTTTGGTTACAAGTCCGGTGACTTCTTGACCTAACGGCGATCAGGACTTCACAGCGTGCTCATAAGCGGCGAGCAACGCCTTCGCCGAGTTCTCCCACGACAGCGGGCCCGCCACCCGCGCCTGGCCGAGCTTGCCCATCCGGACCCGCTCCTCGGGGTCGTCGAGCAGCTGCGAGACGAGCTTCGCGAACGCCGACTCGTCGTTGGCCGGCGCGTAGACCGCCGCGTCCCCGGCCGAGACGCGGGCTTCGCGCAGCTCGAACGAGACGATCGGCTTGCTCATCGCCATGTACTCCATGACCTTGTTCATCGTGGAGACGTCGTTGAGCGGGTTCAGCGGGTCCGGCGACAGGCAGACGTCGGCCGTGGACAGGTACCGGACCAGGTCCTCGTCGGAGATCCGGCCGGTGAACTCGACCTGGTTGGCCAGCCCGAGCTTGGCCGAGAGCGCCACCATGTCTTCGAAGGCGTCGCCGGAGCCGACGAACACCGCGTGCCAGTCGGTCCGCCCGACCTCGTCACGCAGCTTCGCGAGCGCGCGCAGGGCGTAGTCGACGCCGTCCTGCGGGCCCATCACGCCGAGGTAGGCGAGCAGGTACGGCTTGCCCTTCTTCAGCTCCGGCTCGGCGGGCACCTCGTGGAACCGCTCGACGACCGGGGCGCTGCGCACCACGAAGACGTCTTCGGGCCGCTTGCCGCCGCGGATCCGGGCGACCTCCTTGTAGCTCTCGTTCGTCGAGATGACGACGTCGGCGGCGCGGTAGGTGGCGCGTTCCAGCGCACAGACCCCGCGGTAGAGCAGGTCCTGGCCGCGGTCGAACCGCGACAGGTACAGCTCGGGGCAGAGGTCGTGCTGATCGAAGATGAACCGCGCGCCTCGGCGCTTGAGGAACTTCGCGACCAGGTACAGCAGGTCCGGCGGGTTGCAGGCGTGCACGACGTCGACCGGCCCGACCTTGCGCGCGAGCCGCAGCGTGTGCCACAGCGCGCTGCCGTACTCCTGCAAGTAGCCGGCAGGCCCGCCGGTCGCCGCCTTCAGCGGGTACCGGTGGATGTGGACGCCGGCGACGACGGCTTCGGCCTCCGTGTCGCGTTTCGTGCCCTGCGGGCAGATCACATGGACTTCCCACCCCGCGTCACGCAGGGTCGTGGACTCCTGCCAGACCCGGCGGTCGAAGGGCACCGAGAGGTTTTCGACGAGGATGAGCGCTTTTCCGGGGTGCGGTTTACCAGGCAAGGCCGGCGTATCCCTCTTCAAGGCGACGCGTGGCGGCGTCGGGCAGGCGGACGAGGTCGACGATTTCCCGGCCGCCGTGCGGCAGGGCCGCCAGCACGTCCGGGTCCTTGGTGCCGACGAGCAGGACGTCGGCGTGGTCCACCACTTCTTCGACGGACCCGGCGAGCAGCTGGCCGAGGTGCGGCAGCCTGCTCTCGATGAATTCGCGGTTGGCGCCCATCAGCCGCGAGAGGCTGACGTTCGCGTCGTAGATCTTGAGGTCGTAGCCCTTGCCGAGCAGCTTCTCGGCCAGCTCGACCAGCGGTGACTCGCGCAGGTCGTCGGTGCCGGGCTTGAACGACAGCCCGAACAGCCCGACCTTGCGCTTGCCGGTGCGCGCCACCAGGTCGAACGCGCGCTGCAGGTGCTCGTCGTTGGACGCGAGCACGTGCGAGAGGATCGGCACGCTGACGTCGGCGCGGTGCGCGGCGTAGACCAGCCCGCGCAGGTCCTTCGGCAGGCACGAGCCGCCGAACGCGAACCCGGGCTTCAGGTAGGCCGGGCTGATGTTGAGCTTGGTGTCGGCGAGGAAGACGTCGATCACCTGGTGCGAGTCGAGGCCGAGCGCCCGGCAGATCGCGCCCAGCTCGTTCGCGAACCCGATCTTGAGGCCGTGGAAGGAGTTGTCGGCGTACTTCGTCATCTCCGCGACCGGGATCGGCACGCGGAAGACCGGGCCGGGCAGCCCCTCGTACAGCCCGGCGACGGCGTCTCCGCTGGCGGTGTCGATCTCGCCGATCACCGTCTTCGGCGGGTCGAAGAAGTCGCGGACGCTGGTGCCCTCGCGCAGGAACTCGGGGTTCACCGCGACGCCGAAGTCGACGCCCGCCGTGCGGCCCGAGGACTTCTCCAGGATCGGGACCAGCAGGTCCAGGCAGGTGCCCGGCAGCATCGTGCTGCGGAAGACGACCGTGTGGCGCTCGCTCTTGTGCGCGAGCGCTTCGCCGATTTCCTCGGCCACGCGCTCGAGGTAGACCGTGGAAAGGCTCCCGTTCGGCGCCGACGGCGTGCCGACGCACACGAGCGAGATTTCGCTGTCCGCGACGGCTTCCGCGACGTCGGTCGTGGCTCTCAGCGCGCCGCTCGCGACGACTTCGGCGGTCAGCTCACCGATCCGCTCCTCGACCACCGGGGCCTTGCCCCGGGTGATGAGGTCGATCTTGACCGGGTTGACGTCCACGCCGACCACCCGGTGTCCCTGCCCCGCCAGGCACGCGGCGGAGACACAGCCCACGTAACCGAGCCCGAAGACACTGATCTTCACGCCAACCTCCGCTATTCCGCGCGACCCTCTCGTTGGTCGCCGCGCTCGCCTGGATCGTTACCGGGGCGCGGCGAACGGGGCAGCGCGTGAGACGCCCGTGAGGCGCAACTGTTTCCGGAGCGGAAATCGCCACCCGAATCAGCGCAAATGCATCTTGCGGAGTGGCCGGGCAACGCGTTCGGCGCGGTTCTGGTCAACGGCTGCCGAGAAGGCATTTCCGTTCGGCGGTGTAGGTCCACCACGGCCGCGGCGGCGCGCCGCCGGCCTGGTCGACCGCCGACATGAACGTGTCGAGGACGCAGGGGTCGGGCCGCTGCCCGTCGAGTTCACCGAGCCGGTCGTACAGCTCGACGGGGTCGCGCCCGGCGAGCTGGGCCGGTTCGGTGATGCCGAGCCGGACGAGGTCGCGGACCATCGCCGGGCCGATGTTGGCCAGCTTCAGCAGTTCCTTGCTCATGGCGTCAGCACAGCAGCCCGGGGCCGACCCGTCTTGCACGGATCGGCCCCGGGACGCGTCAGTTGTTGTTCACGAAGGCGGTGGCGAGGCTTTGCCCCTTGCTCACCGCGTTGCTGTGGTTTTCGATCGGCGAAACCGTCGAGTTCTTGAAGCAGATGTAGGTGACCCCGGAGTCGGTGCCACCGTTGGACGGGTCGGGGTTGATGCCGAGGTCCTTCGCCGTCGCGTAGGACGCTTCGCCGATGATCTGCGACGGCCCGGTGTCGCCGATGACCGCGTACTCGACCTTGCCGTTGTAGATCACCGCGCAGGAGCCGCCGCCCTTGAGGCCGGACGACGTGTACTTCCAGATGCTGCTCGAACTCGGCACGACGATGTAGGGCAGCTTCGCGGCGTTGAGCGGTTTGCCGTCGGACTGGGGGAACGCCGTGTCGTCCTGGAAGCAGCAGTCGGTCTTCTCGTTGCACTCCGACGTGCGCTGGCCGTCGCAGTCGATGTCCATGTCGGCCTTCCAGAAGACCGCGCCGTTCGCGTCGCAGATGGCGACCGTCCTGCTGGAGGCGTCTTCGTCGGTCTTGTACTTGCCGTTGGAGATCTGCTTGCAGCTGTTCGTCTTCGACAGCAGCTGGGCCGCGGTCGGGGCGGCCGCGGTGGTGGCCGGAGCGGCGGCCGGTGACGCGGACGCGATGGCCGACGGCATGACGGCCGCGGCCAGCGCCAGTGTCGCGAGCAGGATCAGTTTCCGCATTCCTGGTTGCTCCCTTTGGTTAGGAAACTTTCCTTACGGCGGCGAGGCGACCAGGATGCACCGCGGGCGAACCGGGTTCAAGACCCTGACGGTCCGGGATTTTCCCATCAGGCGGCCCGACTTGACGAAAACGCTGATCAGCGGTCACCGCGGCGGAACAGCCGGCTCGCCCAGCGTCCCGCTCGCCGGTACACCCCCGGCGACGCCGTGAGCACACCGGCCAGCCACTCGTCGTCGACGTCGTGCCGCAGCTCGGTGCGCGCCTGCAGCCAGCCGTCGCGTTTCGCCGAGCCGCCGTCACTGGTGTACACGCGCGTCGCGCCCGCTTGCCGCAGCCGCGCGAGCACGCGCCGGTCGTAGGCGCCGAACGGCAGCGAATACCGCCGCACCGGACGGCCGCAGAGGTCACCGAGCAGCTTCGGGGCGTCGGTCAGCTCGCGCTGGGCGTGGCGGTCGTCGAGACGGCGCCAGTCACGTGGCTCCCAGCCGTGCGAGCCGATCTCCATGCCCGCGCGGGTCAGCTCGCGAAGGCCGTCGCGGTCGAGGTAGCCGCGTTGCCCGAGGCGGCC
Proteins encoded in this region:
- a CDS encoding glycoside hydrolase family 75 protein, translated to MRKLILLATLALAAAVMPSAIASASPAAAPATTAAAPTAAQLLSKTNSCKQISNGKYKTDEDASSRTVAICDANGAVFWKADMDIDCDGQRTSECNEKTDCCFQDDTAFPQSDGKPLNAAKLPYIVVPSSSSIWKYTSSGLKGGGSCAVIYNGKVEYAVIGDTGPSQIIGEASYATAKDLGINPDPSNGGTDSGVTYICFKNSTVSPIENHSNAVSKGQSLATAFVNNN
- a CDS encoding helix-hairpin-helix domain-containing protein, producing MSKELLKLANIGPAMVRDLVRLGITEPAQLAGRDPVELYDRLGELDGQRPDPCVLDTFMSAVDQAGGAPPRPWWTYTAERKCLLGSR
- a CDS encoding glycosyltransferase family 4 protein; the protein is MPGKPHPGKALILVENLSVPFDRRVWQESTTLRDAGWEVHVICPQGTKRDTEAEAVVAGVHIHRYPLKAATGGPAGYLQEYGSALWHTLRLARKVGPVDVVHACNPPDLLYLVAKFLKRRGARFIFDQHDLCPELYLSRFDRGQDLLYRGVCALERATYRAADVVISTNESYKEVARIRGGKRPEDVFVVRSAPVVERFHEVPAEPELKKGKPYLLAYLGVMGPQDGVDYALRALAKLRDEVGRTDWHAVFVGSGDAFEDMVALSAKLGLANQVEFTGRISDEDLVRYLSTADVCLSPDPLNPLNDVSTMNKVMEYMAMSKPIVSFELREARVSAGDAAVYAPANDESAFAKLVSQLLDDPEERVRMGKLGQARVAGPLSWENSAKALLAAYEHAVKS
- a CDS encoding exopolysaccharide biosynthesis protein, giving the protein MTDDTVRLALIGQVLRRRWRLLVAIAVLGAAVGAGVSVLFSPGYKTTSSVLLQGPRQADELLTQVEVATSSVVLDRAAAVLPWHPSGADLKKKVTASVTNGNVVTLTVSADSAEHAQQLADQVAQQYVKYSTQLASNSADASVQLAQEQRESLRNQVKLTTEKISDLAKSVGGNLTVESVQVRTQLEGLRTSLEQAINDLNQADLATGVGNTVVLGPAERPVSPAAPTMTQFVAGGAVLFFLFGVFGHLFAARADRRLRGESQIAAALGSPILAGVDVTTPQGDRLPATGFAGKVRRLLGGDRPWLLPPIETSADEVNRGIRYRRVLARLATGPADVLVLVAGDDEPGKLAAGQLAGLADRLSVPLRVFEFSPERPTVPDATAGSGVLVVLSAGSRTAWQLVHLAEACADAGQEIVGAVLTHAVRPAGPAPGPAAEAPEKALAGSA
- a CDS encoding polysaccharide deacetylase family protein, which produces MAVNLALHGIGRPARPLDPGEDERWVTVEQFERVLDAVAGREDVHLTFDDGNESDVEIALPRLVERGLTAEFFPLAGRLGQRGYLDRDGLRELTRAGMEIGSHGWEPRDWRRLDDRHAQRELTDAPKLLGDLCGRPVRRYSLPFGAYDRRVLARLRQAGATRVYTSDGGSAKRDGWLQARTELRHDVDDEWLAGVLTASPGVYRRAGRWASRLFRRGDR
- a CDS encoding nucleotide sugar dehydrogenase, with the translated sequence MKISVFGLGYVGCVSAACLAGQGHRVVGVDVNPVKIDLITRGKAPVVEERIGELTAEVVASGALRATTDVAEAVADSEISLVCVGTPSAPNGSLSTVYLERVAEEIGEALAHKSERHTVVFRSTMLPGTCLDLLVPILEKSSGRTAGVDFGVAVNPEFLREGTSVRDFFDPPKTVIGEIDTASGDAVAGLYEGLPGPVFRVPIPVAEMTKYADNSFHGLKIGFANELGAICRALGLDSHQVIDVFLADTKLNISPAYLKPGFAFGGSCLPKDLRGLVYAAHRADVSVPILSHVLASNDEHLQRAFDLVARTGKRKVGLFGLSFKPGTDDLRESPLVELAEKLLGKGYDLKIYDANVSLSRLMGANREFIESRLPHLGQLLAGSVEEVVDHADVLLVGTKDPDVLAALPHGGREIVDLVRLPDAATRRLEEGYAGLAW